A single window of Nicotiana tomentosiformis chromosome 1, ASM39032v3, whole genome shotgun sequence DNA harbors:
- the LOC104119577 gene encoding CASP-like protein 1E2 isoform X1 has protein sequence MQHYPPTDATGICTQPPVASCSVRYLLCTFVYILYSTLSLYLYYQEFRIATLYMMDTNGGELDGCSEEIKKMKTLELNNGADIKGSEPKNSCRSYEMVLRMMGLIFTLVAAIVAGTNKDTQDVPITLVDGLPPLHLTLTAKWNYMSSTVYFVVVNAIACAYAATSMAFPALNMGGSRRNWTCSSMLVIALDLTMVALLFSANGASAAIGVIALNGNSHTHWHKVCYAFKRYCIQGGAALVMSMLGSFFFLCLVLLLPLNLHRTASLNY, from the exons ATGCAACACTACCCGCCAACCGACGCTACAGG TATCTGCACGCAACCACCTGTCGCTAGCTGCTCCGTGAGATATTTGTTATGTACTTTCGTCTATATATTATACTCAACGCTgtccctctatctttattatcaAGAATTCAGAATTGCAACATTATATATGATGGATACAAATGGAGGAGAACTTGATGGGTGCAGCGAGGAGATCAAGAAAATGAAGACACTGGAGTTAAATAATGGGGCTGATATTAAAGGTTCTGAGCCAAAAAATAGTTGTAGAAGCTATGAAATGGTTTTAAGAATGATGGGCCTAATTTTCACTCTAGTAGCGGCTATTGTGGCTGGCACCAACAAAGATACTCAGGATGTTCCCATAACTCTCGTAGACGGCTTACCTCCTTTGCACCTTACTCTAACTGCCAAATGGAATTATATGTCTTCCACTGT GTACTTTGTGGTAGTGAATGCAATAGCATGTGCATATGCAGCAACATCTATGGCGTTTCCAGCTCTAAATATGGGTGGAAGTAGAAGAAATTGGACATGCTCTTCTATGCTTGTTATTGCTCTAGATCTTACAATGGTGGCGCTGCTCTTCTCGGCCAACGGGGCTTCAGCTGCAATTGGAGTCATTGCTCTGAATGGCAACTCTCATACGCATTGGCACAAGGTTTGTTACGCTTTCAAGAGATATTGCATCCAAGGGGGAGCTGCTCTTGTTATGTCTATGCTCggttctttcttctttctttgcctTGTGTTGCTCCTCCCTTTGAATCTTCACAGAACAGCTTCTCTAAATTATTAA
- the LOC104119577 gene encoding CASP-like protein 1E2 isoform X2 yields MMDTNGGELDGCSEEIKKMKTLELNNGADIKGSEPKNSCRSYEMVLRMMGLIFTLVAAIVAGTNKDTQDVPITLVDGLPPLHLTLTAKWNYMSSTVYFVVVNAIACAYAATSMAFPALNMGGSRRNWTCSSMLVIALDLTMVALLFSANGASAAIGVIALNGNSHTHWHKVCYAFKRYCIQGGAALVMSMLGSFFFLCLVLLLPLNLHRTASLNY; encoded by the exons ATGATGGATACAAATGGAGGAGAACTTGATGGGTGCAGCGAGGAGATCAAGAAAATGAAGACACTGGAGTTAAATAATGGGGCTGATATTAAAGGTTCTGAGCCAAAAAATAGTTGTAGAAGCTATGAAATGGTTTTAAGAATGATGGGCCTAATTTTCACTCTAGTAGCGGCTATTGTGGCTGGCACCAACAAAGATACTCAGGATGTTCCCATAACTCTCGTAGACGGCTTACCTCCTTTGCACCTTACTCTAACTGCCAAATGGAATTATATGTCTTCCACTGT GTACTTTGTGGTAGTGAATGCAATAGCATGTGCATATGCAGCAACATCTATGGCGTTTCCAGCTCTAAATATGGGTGGAAGTAGAAGAAATTGGACATGCTCTTCTATGCTTGTTATTGCTCTAGATCTTACAATGGTGGCGCTGCTCTTCTCGGCCAACGGGGCTTCAGCTGCAATTGGAGTCATTGCTCTGAATGGCAACTCTCATACGCATTGGCACAAGGTTTGTTACGCTTTCAAGAGATATTGCATCCAAGGGGGAGCTGCTCTTGTTATGTCTATGCTCggttctttcttctttctttgcctTGTGTTGCTCCTCCCTTTGAATCTTCACAGAACAGCTTCTCTAAATTATTAA